In Chrysiogenes arsenatis DSM 11915, the following proteins share a genomic window:
- a CDS encoding PulJ/GspJ family protein codes for MTTANNKSSTKKGFTLIEVMVASIVGAVAIMTLWSVASAIQRGYASLEEGENRFDQIAALDYFFSHDMRQLSGRAVFVGGKLEISTDNSFLDVPPPLTVSYYVEKVREENWLFRREQGNLLEAPIAIPLASGIQEVKIFFHRGNRTFTGWGYNNLAPDKIEMVLTDESDREYRLQAFPFLGTTYER; via the coding sequence ATGACTACCGCCAACAATAAATCATCCACCAAGAAAGGGTTCACCCTCATTGAAGTTATGGTGGCGTCGATTGTTGGCGCCGTCGCCATCATGACACTCTGGAGCGTCGCTTCCGCTATTCAGCGCGGCTATGCTTCGCTCGAAGAAGGCGAAAATCGCTTCGACCAAATCGCTGCGCTTGACTATTTTTTTAGCCACGATATGCGTCAACTAAGCGGTCGCGCCGTCTTTGTCGGCGGCAAGCTGGAAATATCTACCGACAACTCCTTTCTGGATGTGCCACCTCCTCTCACCGTAAGTTACTACGTTGAAAAAGTGCGTGAAGAAAACTGGCTTTTTAGACGCGAACAGGGCAATCTCCTTGAAGCACCCATCGCCATTCCGCTCGCCAGTGGCATTCAAGAAGTAAAAATATTCTTTCATCGCGGCAATCGAACCTTTACTGGTTGGGGATACAATAACCTTGCTCCAGACAAAATCGAAATGGTACTGACTGACGAAAGTGATCGCGAGTATCGCCTTCAGGCATTTCCATTCCTTGGCACCACCTATGAACGATAA
- a CDS encoding type III pantothenate kinase, with protein MLVAIDIGNTNVVLGVFHAGSSDLRVKWRLQSNTQRTTDEYMALITSLLEHEGLCPDTVSGVVISSVVTPLTRVFRKLSQLLFTTEPVIVSAGIRTGMPIRMENPKEVGADRIVNAVAAYERHRQALIVVDFGTATTFDVVSADGCYLGGCIVPGIGISLDALVNRTDKLPPVEIVKPARVIGKNTVSSIQSGIYFGYVGLIEGIVRRIAKEMELTPLVVATGGLGSLFHQEEGLFHEYLHDLTLQGLKILYERNRHG; from the coding sequence TTGCTCGTAGCTATTGATATTGGCAACACAAACGTAGTGCTTGGCGTGTTTCACGCGGGCTCTTCGGATCTGCGGGTCAAGTGGCGCCTTCAATCGAACACACAAAGAACGACGGATGAGTATATGGCACTGATCACCTCTCTCCTTGAACATGAGGGACTTTGTCCCGACACGGTGAGTGGTGTGGTTATTTCGAGTGTGGTGACCCCGCTCACTCGCGTATTTCGCAAGCTTTCACAACTCCTCTTTACGACTGAGCCAGTTATTGTTTCTGCTGGCATTCGCACCGGTATGCCTATCCGTATGGAAAACCCGAAAGAGGTTGGTGCTGACCGGATTGTCAATGCTGTGGCGGCGTATGAACGCCACCGCCAAGCGCTGATTGTGGTTGATTTCGGCACGGCAACAACCTTCGATGTCGTTTCTGCCGATGGGTGTTATTTAGGTGGATGTATCGTGCCGGGTATTGGTATCTCGCTTGATGCGCTGGTGAATCGTACCGATAAATTGCCCCCTGTTGAAATAGTCAAACCAGCACGAGTTATCGGGAAAAACACGGTAAGCTCCATTCAGTCAGGGATATATTTCGGATATGTCGGCTTGATCGAAGGGATTGTGCGTCGTATTGCGAAGGAAATGGAGCTGACGCCACTCGTTGTTGCAACAGGTGGCCTTGGTTCATTATTTCACCAAGAAGAGGGCCTGTTTCATGAATACTTACATGATCTTACCTTGCAAGGGCTAAAAATATTGTACGAAAGGAACCGCCATGGATAA
- the gspM gene encoding type II secretion system protein GspM has translation MKKSFAHLNQKYQALNVREQKILLWGGVFLALLILWQIWETSASAIGNSEQRSQRTLQTQIRVEQLLSEYRHISTQLKTNVDTSQVSYIERLASRLNLQPRFVSARPINYGTQQAYEARFEGLYAEEVDTLLQTLQAERAAVLRMHLARRFDNATRADLVIIIQRGA, from the coding sequence ATGAAAAAGTCATTCGCGCACTTAAACCAGAAATATCAGGCACTCAATGTCCGTGAACAAAAAATTCTGCTCTGGGGCGGGGTCTTTCTTGCACTTCTCATCCTGTGGCAAATCTGGGAAACGTCAGCGTCCGCCATCGGTAACTCTGAACAACGCTCACAACGAACACTGCAAACACAAATACGAGTGGAACAACTCCTTAGCGAATATCGCCACATCTCAACACAACTGAAAACGAATGTTGACACTTCTCAGGTATCTTACATCGAACGACTCGCAAGCCGACTCAATCTCCAGCCCCGCTTTGTCAGTGCACGCCCCATAAATTACGGCACTCAGCAAGCCTACGAAGCACGCTTTGAGGGCTTGTATGCCGAAGAAGTGGACACACTGTTGCAGACACTTCAGGCAGAACGAGCAGCAGTGCTACGCATGCATCTGGCGCGTCGCTTTGACAACGCCACCCGCGCTGATCTCGTGATCATCATTCAGCGGGGGGCATAA
- a CDS encoding biotin--[acetyl-CoA-carboxylase] ligase: MSNDYERVDPQELCAAVSASSFSQLIFFPEIDSTNRYAYDQSDDLPDRSLIVAGRQYAGRGRMGRVWQGDGDGVYFSLLLHPPLAPMETLLLPLLTAVAVAEGLEALGCQVYLKWPNDVVDADGKKLCGILTEMKADVAQLRALVIGVGVNVNQSSFEGEISALATSLFCISGGVRYRKVAVIKEIIYAFQARYNAFLAGQKGAVRDAWKQRCRMFGKPYWYKTTGTLCVPVDLDVDGSLVVRYNDGSIGILNSGEVVEVCS, from the coding sequence ATGAGTAACGATTATGAGCGAGTTGATCCACAGGAACTTTGCGCGGCGGTGAGTGCTTCGAGTTTCTCGCAGCTCATTTTTTTTCCGGAAATAGATTCCACGAATCGCTATGCGTATGATCAAAGTGACGACCTCCCCGATCGTTCTCTGATTGTTGCTGGGCGGCAGTATGCTGGTCGGGGTCGGATGGGGCGAGTGTGGCAGGGCGATGGTGATGGTGTGTATTTTTCGCTCCTACTTCATCCGCCTCTGGCACCGATGGAGACCCTTCTTTTGCCACTGTTAACTGCTGTAGCCGTTGCGGAAGGGCTTGAGGCATTGGGATGTCAGGTTTATTTGAAATGGCCAAATGATGTCGTTGATGCCGACGGGAAAAAACTGTGTGGTATCCTTACCGAAATGAAGGCCGATGTCGCGCAATTACGTGCGCTTGTCATTGGTGTTGGCGTCAATGTGAACCAGTCGTCATTCGAAGGGGAGATCTCTGCTCTTGCGACCAGCTTGTTCTGTATCTCTGGCGGCGTCAGGTATAGAAAAGTTGCAGTAATCAAGGAAATCATCTATGCTTTTCAGGCTCGCTATAATGCCTTTCTGGCAGGCCAGAAGGGGGCAGTGAGAGACGCATGGAAACAGCGGTGTCGGATGTTTGGTAAGCCATACTGGTACAAAACAACTGGCACCCTTTGTGTTCCGGTTGATCTTGATGTTGATGGCTCGCTTGTGGTGCGCTACAACGACGGCTCAATAGGGATACTCAACTCCGGAGAGGTGGTAGAGGTTTGCTCGTAG
- a CDS encoding FapA family protein, with product MRIIDIRALRPGVRVGRNLYKDRTLLLAKGYLVDEALLRTIADRNLRNLRVFVDDGTICEFEKKSGLYYVDVVEQQHGSVKLDAGLVVNGYIDSHSRLLVAGEVNVKEDILPYSHLSAHGKLTVQGEIYGCCVNACEKIKLGNVGSEEHTRTLISLQEFSLQKLIMLRNLNAMKANKMAPLLTKLREPVAKVTQLGKKINLLPVETRTKLMAAYQKYIELNTERKKIDAQQELLQAKMEDVSQTPKIQCYGAIHPGVTFRIKDEVFIVKEPMHRSEFFLNEAGKIEHKKIRE from the coding sequence ATGCGAATCATTGATATCCGCGCGCTTCGTCCTGGCGTTCGCGTCGGGCGGAATCTTTATAAAGATCGTACGCTTTTGCTTGCCAAAGGTTACTTGGTTGACGAAGCGCTGCTGCGTACCATTGCTGATCGTAACCTGCGTAATTTGCGGGTGTTTGTCGACGATGGAACTATTTGCGAATTTGAAAAGAAGTCGGGACTCTATTATGTCGACGTGGTAGAGCAGCAGCATGGGAGTGTCAAGCTTGATGCGGGGTTGGTAGTGAATGGATATATCGACTCCCACTCGCGCCTGTTGGTGGCTGGGGAAGTCAATGTGAAGGAAGATATTTTGCCGTATTCGCACCTGAGCGCGCACGGCAAACTAACCGTGCAGGGTGAAATTTATGGTTGCTGCGTGAATGCCTGCGAAAAGATTAAATTGGGCAATGTCGGTAGTGAAGAGCATACGCGAACGCTGATTAGTCTGCAGGAATTTTCCCTGCAAAAGCTTATTATGCTGCGTAATTTGAATGCGATGAAAGCCAATAAGATGGCGCCACTGTTGACAAAATTGCGCGAACCGGTCGCTAAGGTGACGCAACTGGGAAAAAAGATTAACCTGCTCCCTGTGGAGACGCGTACAAAACTTATGGCAGCGTATCAAAAATATATTGAACTGAATACAGAGCGGAAAAAGATTGACGCGCAGCAAGAGTTATTGCAAGCCAAAATGGAAGATGTCAGTCAAACGCCGAAGATTCAATGCTACGGCGCGATCCATCCTGGCGTTACGTTCCGTATTAAGGATGAAGTTTTTATCGTGAAAGAGCCCATGCACCGTTCAGAATTCTTCCTGAATGAAGCGGGCAAGATCGAACATAAAAAAATCCGCGAGTGA
- a CDS encoding pilus assembly FimT family protein — protein MLRHHAAFTLVELLVALVMVVILGAASYYGFRGGSDNLGSLRHELQQILAEARQISYRDTQQIIITLEPNNKRLLWDTTIKPLPQSLRYRAKTLLQSDFREEKIEIRILPVGYIEPFWLEAINEKGERVVYTLVPLTAEVYVDEVLSERP, from the coding sequence ATGCTACGCCACCACGCCGCTTTTACTTTGGTAGAGTTGCTGGTGGCGCTCGTTATGGTGGTTATCCTCGGAGCGGCAAGCTATTATGGGTTTCGTGGCGGCAGCGATAATCTTGGATCGTTGCGCCACGAATTGCAGCAAATCCTTGCCGAAGCGCGTCAAATATCGTACCGCGATACGCAACAAATCATTATCACACTCGAACCAAACAATAAGCGCCTCTTGTGGGACACCACTATCAAACCACTCCCGCAGTCGTTACGCTATCGCGCAAAAACACTCTTACAAAGCGACTTCCGGGAAGAAAAAATCGAAATACGGATACTCCCTGTTGGATACATTGAGCCCTTCTGGCTCGAAGCAATCAACGAAAAAGGAGAGCGGGTAGTATATACACTTGTCCCATTAACAGCAGAGGTGTACGTTGACGAGGTGCTCAGTGAACGTCCATAA
- the moaA gene encoding GTP 3',8-cyclase MoaA, which produces MSFPKLCDASGNPVTYLRLSVTDRCNLRCFYCVPEEGICQSTQEELLRTEEIIRLLQIAHLCGVNKVRLTGGEPLARRGIGRMVREIGKIGFRDIAMTTNGVLLHKFAPLLREAGLHRINLSLDSLRPDRFHTITGRDYYDAVIKGLAAARSVGLTPIKMNAVIVRGVNDDEICDFVQMSAEQDDIEVRFIEYMPIGVGQGYRDEKLVSVAEMLGRVKERYIVEALTPDDPGAPARMYRVVGGKGKFGFISPMTQHFCNDCNRLRITSDGKIKTCLFSREEYDLLPWLRGKYGDREIADYLCQSVARKASEIDDKYSSSRNMTRIGG; this is translated from the coding sequence ATGTCTTTTCCAAAACTCTGCGATGCTTCGGGGAATCCCGTTACCTATTTACGATTAAGTGTTACTGATCGTTGTAATTTACGTTGTTTTTATTGTGTTCCTGAAGAGGGGATTTGCCAAAGCACGCAAGAGGAGTTACTTCGTACCGAAGAAATTATCCGTTTGTTGCAAATTGCTCATTTATGCGGGGTGAATAAAGTCCGCTTGACAGGTGGCGAACCATTGGCACGGCGCGGCATAGGCCGCATGGTGCGCGAAATTGGTAAAATTGGTTTTCGCGATATTGCGATGACAACGAATGGGGTTTTGCTGCATAAGTTTGCTCCGCTGTTGCGTGAAGCCGGGCTGCATCGAATTAACCTGAGTCTTGATTCCTTGCGGCCGGATCGCTTTCATACGATTACTGGACGTGATTATTACGATGCGGTCATAAAAGGGTTGGCTGCGGCTCGCAGCGTAGGGTTAACGCCGATTAAAATGAACGCCGTCATCGTTCGCGGTGTCAATGATGATGAAATCTGCGACTTTGTACAGATGAGCGCCGAGCAGGACGATATCGAAGTTCGCTTCATCGAATATATGCCCATTGGCGTTGGTCAAGGGTATCGTGATGAAAAACTCGTCAGTGTTGCGGAAATGCTTGGGCGGGTCAAAGAGCGTTATATCGTGGAAGCGTTGACACCTGACGACCCCGGTGCGCCAGCGCGCATGTATCGCGTAGTCGGAGGCAAAGGGAAATTTGGCTTTATCTCTCCCATGACGCAACATTTCTGCAATGACTGTAACCGGTTACGGATAACCTCAGACGGGAAGATTAAAACCTGTCTCTTTTCGCGCGAAGAATACGATCTTCTCCCATGGCTGCGCGGGAAGTATGGCGATCGTGAGATTGCCGACTATCTTTGCCAGTCGGTAGCACGGAAGGCATCAGAAATCGATGATAAATACAGCAGTTCGCGCAATATGACCCGTATCGGCGGCTGA
- the gspG gene encoding type II secretion system major pseudopilin GspG: protein MRKRECVQKFSKGFTLIEIMVVVIILGVLATFVVPKILDRPDQARVTKAQADIKAIEAALKLYRLDNGFYPTTEQGLVALVRKPEISPLPRNWKSGGYLDRREEPKDPWGNPFAYRSPAEDGRDYEITSYGADGELGGEGVNADIRNE from the coding sequence GTGCGCAAACGAGAGTGTGTTCAAAAATTTTCGAAGGGCTTTACGCTCATCGAGATCATGGTAGTCGTTATCATCCTTGGAGTCTTGGCAACCTTTGTGGTTCCGAAAATCCTTGATCGCCCAGATCAGGCTCGCGTCACCAAAGCACAGGCCGACATCAAAGCCATTGAAGCTGCGCTGAAACTCTATCGACTCGACAATGGATTCTACCCGACCACCGAACAAGGCCTGGTCGCATTGGTCAGGAAACCGGAGATTTCTCCGTTACCGCGCAACTGGAAAAGTGGCGGCTACCTTGACCGCCGCGAAGAACCGAAAGACCCCTGGGGAAACCCTTTTGCATATCGCTCACCAGCTGAAGACGGACGAGACTATGAAATCACCTCCTACGGTGCCGATGGCGAACTGGGCGGAGAAGGGGTAAATGCCGACATCCGGAATGAATAA
- a CDS encoding helix-turn-helix domain-containing protein: MDKTHATTEQTLTLGRYLSELREKKGMSLADLSERTKITLAQLESFEQNNLSGLPPKSFSLGFLRSLCMELNGDYNQAKQLYFILSNDVVEMYTQQRAAANKEPQPSAETREVMGRNISLSPYIFGVIVVALLVVAVYLYASDPRPQQTSAGLNIIEEVRRNSVVLDVVADDSEEVPLFPVESTDSPDAAAAVSMATPLSETRETAPVLPSVASEPAVADSRQESTIPSAPLAPPVASAVEPQPMAEEPTRHEIHAVSDAIRVVLRGKGLVWVKMVGDKGKTVRTTTLNQGGTLEILSGHEVIVSLGNAALVEVSIDGQRQEPVGTRGEVRRFIVRNDRSLEFLTRAEYLVILSALGVPE, from the coding sequence ATGGATAAGACACACGCAACCACTGAGCAGACCCTGACCCTTGGCCGCTATCTTTCGGAGCTTCGCGAAAAAAAAGGGATGAGCCTTGCCGATTTGTCTGAGCGGACAAAAATAACTTTAGCTCAGCTTGAGTCGTTTGAGCAGAATAATCTCAGTGGACTTCCTCCGAAATCCTTTTCGCTGGGTTTTTTGCGCTCGCTGTGTATGGAGTTGAATGGCGATTATAATCAGGCAAAGCAGTTATATTTTATTCTCAGCAATGATGTTGTCGAGATGTATACGCAGCAACGTGCGGCAGCCAATAAAGAACCGCAGCCTTCCGCCGAAACGCGCGAAGTTATGGGACGTAACATATCGCTTTCACCGTATATCTTCGGCGTTATCGTGGTGGCGCTCCTTGTCGTTGCCGTGTATCTCTATGCGTCAGACCCGCGTCCACAACAAACATCGGCAGGGTTGAATATTATAGAAGAGGTGCGCCGGAACTCGGTTGTACTTGACGTGGTTGCTGATGATAGCGAAGAAGTGCCACTGTTTCCGGTTGAATCGACCGATTCGCCAGATGCTGCAGCGGCTGTGTCAATGGCGACACCTCTTTCTGAAACGCGCGAGACTGCGCCAGTTCTCCCAAGCGTTGCCAGCGAGCCGGCGGTGGCCGATTCACGGCAGGAGAGTACGATCCCTTCTGCGCCACTCGCACCACCAGTAGCTTCCGCAGTAGAGCCACAACCGATGGCAGAAGAACCTACCCGACATGAGATTCATGCGGTTTCAGATGCGATTCGTGTCGTGCTCCGTGGCAAAGGGCTCGTTTGGGTGAAGATGGTCGGCGATAAAGGGAAAACTGTTCGGACGACAACCCTAAATCAAGGGGGAACGCTTGAAATTCTGTCCGGACATGAAGTTATTGTTTCGCTTGGTAACGCTGCTCTGGTCGAAGTTTCCATTGATGGGCAGCGCCAAGAACCTGTCGGGACGCGCGGTGAGGTGAGGCGATTCATTGTACGCAATGACCGTTCGCTTGAGTTTCTGACACGTGCCGAGTACCTTGTGATTCTCAGTGCCCTTGGGGTTCCTGAGTAA
- a CDS encoding LytR/AlgR family response regulator transcription factor encodes MRVVLIEDEALALEELRYILDQVDDVEIAGYSQSGVKGLELVKKLKPDVVFLDIEIPDLGGFEIALESMNLAQQPLIVFCTAYDEHATRAFEVNAIDYVLKPYNDERIFQTLERLKERLEEKKVYSEQLRGAMGQIASHRIRKIVVESRGRLKVIDQEKIYWIGASVGKTEFHTFDEVYHSNHTLQNLEKMLDSKLFLRIHRSHIINLNHVRELIPWFSGSFQVGMDDKEKTNLAVGRDKVKLLKSILNY; translated from the coding sequence ATGCGAGTTGTACTCATTGAAGATGAAGCACTAGCACTTGAAGAGCTGCGTTATATCCTTGACCAAGTTGATGATGTTGAAATTGCCGGCTACTCGCAAAGCGGAGTAAAAGGGTTAGAATTGGTCAAGAAACTCAAACCTGACGTGGTTTTTCTGGATATAGAAATTCCCGACCTCGGTGGGTTTGAAATAGCTCTCGAAAGCATGAACCTCGCCCAACAGCCGCTCATCGTCTTCTGCACCGCATACGATGAACACGCCACGCGCGCTTTTGAAGTCAACGCCATTGACTATGTCCTCAAGCCCTATAATGACGAGCGGATTTTTCAAACACTCGAACGCCTGAAAGAGCGGCTTGAAGAGAAAAAAGTTTATTCCGAACAACTGCGCGGCGCCATGGGGCAAATCGCCTCACACCGTATTCGCAAAATCGTGGTTGAATCTCGCGGGCGCTTGAAAGTGATCGATCAAGAGAAAATCTACTGGATTGGGGCATCGGTCGGAAAAACCGAATTTCATACCTTCGACGAAGTGTATCACTCAAATCATACCTTGCAAAACCTTGAAAAAATGCTCGACTCCAAACTCTTCCTACGCATTCACCGCTCCCATATTATCAACCTTAACCACGTGCGGGAACTTATTCCGTGGTTCAGCGGTTCGTTTCAGGTTGGTATGGATGATAAAGAAAAAACCAACCTAGCTGTCGGACGCGACAAAGTCAAACTTCTCAAAAGCATACTCAACTACTAA
- a CDS encoding general secretion pathway protein GspK, with translation MNDKTKKGFALFSVMMLLVAIMPFAVYLVAKREDAVARVTLSIWQRQAAQYALNITEGFMRAIVLDDNLYDATTDWWFFGFPRYMTTPDHYDISFRVTPSNARINLTQLLGRPGYEEFLTQQTERDPEEPPFPLATFLDWVDSDDTTRPGGAEKDEYLRADKNYRPRNAPLVRYAEARMIQGFTQRDVDLLREVVSIGQTEKLNINFADEEQIAFLTDRPSLAAQIVGERTSGPIQAVVDILNLDPTIEADEYAAIEGVLGVRSDRFELDMEVVRSGIIFRYFIIVERTFNRSARIVLWQEIR, from the coding sequence ATGAACGATAAAACCAAAAAAGGGTTTGCCCTCTTTAGCGTCATGATGCTCCTCGTCGCCATTATGCCATTTGCGGTGTACCTCGTTGCGAAACGGGAAGATGCCGTCGCACGCGTCACCCTTTCCATCTGGCAACGTCAAGCGGCTCAATACGCCCTGAATATCACCGAAGGGTTTATGCGTGCCATTGTGCTCGACGATAACCTCTATGATGCCACGACCGACTGGTGGTTTTTCGGATTTCCCCGCTACATGACGACTCCTGATCATTACGATATTTCGTTTCGCGTTACCCCGTCCAATGCACGCATCAACCTCACCCAACTGCTGGGAAGACCGGGATATGAAGAGTTTCTGACACAGCAAACCGAGCGCGATCCCGAAGAGCCCCCGTTTCCGCTGGCCACTTTTTTAGACTGGGTTGATAGCGACGACACCACGCGACCGGGCGGTGCCGAAAAAGACGAATACCTCCGTGCCGATAAAAATTATCGCCCTCGAAACGCTCCTCTGGTACGATACGCCGAAGCACGCATGATTCAGGGATTCACGCAGCGCGATGTCGACCTCCTACGCGAGGTTGTTAGTATCGGCCAAACCGAAAAACTCAACATAAACTTTGCGGACGAAGAGCAAATCGCTTTTTTGACCGATCGCCCATCGTTGGCAGCACAAATCGTCGGCGAACGGACCAGTGGCCCCATTCAAGCGGTGGTCGATATCCTCAATCTCGATCCAACTATCGAGGCCGATGAATATGCTGCTATCGAAGGGGTGCTGGGAGTCCGTTCTGACCGTTTTGAACTTGATATGGAAGTTGTCCGTAGCGGAATCATCTTTCGCTACTTTATTATTGTCGAAAGAACCTTTAACCGGAGCGCCAGGATAGTACTATGGCAGGAAATCAGATAA
- a CDS encoding type IV pilus modification PilV family protein, whose translation MNVHNQSGFSLIEAIVALALAGMGAAILTSYLFTAVNLEQAYRDTLQASSIAQERLAADRNNQPLNAPLPDGFTFEKKVLSNAMPFADLHSYEVTVPGGRKVILNDYRQQ comes from the coding sequence GTGAACGTCCATAACCAAAGCGGATTCAGCTTAATCGAGGCCATTGTCGCACTCGCCCTTGCCGGAATGGGAGCCGCAATTCTGACCTCTTACCTTTTTACCGCCGTCAACCTTGAACAGGCCTACCGCGACACCTTGCAGGCCAGTTCGATTGCCCAAGAACGCTTAGCAGCAGACCGCAACAATCAACCACTCAATGCTCCTCTCCCCGACGGATTTACCTTTGAAAAAAAAGTACTCAGCAACGCCATGCCCTTTGCCGACCTGCACAGCTACGAAGTAACCGTCCCTGGAGGGCGCAAAGTGATACTGAATGACTACCGCCAACAATAA
- a CDS encoding DUF342 domain-containing protein gives MSEVIEINKMVSLEVSADRVSATLIIKKPEGLSASLVADAVAAGKISEVYVLEPVNRNLKELSGKPPTAFPARIDLARGIPPKPGADSQVEYIIDLRTKPGTVDPETGQMDFRERDIVKQVKEEDIILKLIPPTKGENGFDVFGNPAIGADGAWVTQYVAGEGIGVTDESGTQIFHALASGVIVTQGKVLSVSDVLTIDGDIDFKSGNVRYKGTVVVKGSVKTGFEVIAKGDVTIEGFVEPDSKVTGSNVVIMKGCYGQVNAERNVQAEFAENAMVRAGKSVGIKTVNRSQLIGSHIGVNKFSASKAVAYEDIAIAEVISPKSNPSSLEVQYLPSVLDIINQFKSEYALIRFRIDLNKAYLSNSGVQLTELIESQRIPSDVPADAAKEAHTFLRDLKLASRFKAAIAEMAGRCDGRINLGRADNFTVINLYGKEVQLYNEKQKVTFSYDKERKSICERGDHANH, from the coding sequence ATGTCAGAGGTCATCGAAATCAATAAAATGGTTTCACTCGAAGTGTCGGCAGATCGAGTGAGTGCCACGTTGATTATCAAGAAACCAGAAGGGCTGAGTGCCTCGCTGGTAGCCGATGCCGTGGCAGCGGGAAAAATCTCCGAAGTGTATGTGTTAGAGCCGGTGAATCGGAACTTAAAAGAACTTTCAGGAAAACCTCCAACGGCGTTTCCGGCACGAATAGACCTAGCGCGCGGTATTCCCCCAAAGCCTGGAGCGGATTCCCAGGTGGAATATATTATCGACCTGAGAACAAAGCCGGGAACGGTCGATCCCGAAACGGGGCAGATGGACTTCCGCGAACGCGACATTGTCAAACAGGTTAAAGAAGAGGATATTATCCTCAAGCTGATTCCCCCAACAAAAGGGGAAAACGGTTTTGATGTTTTTGGCAATCCGGCTATAGGTGCTGATGGGGCATGGGTTACGCAGTATGTTGCGGGCGAAGGAATTGGCGTTACCGATGAGAGCGGGACGCAGATTTTTCATGCGCTTGCGTCGGGCGTTATTGTCACGCAAGGGAAAGTCCTTTCGGTGAGTGATGTGCTCACGATTGATGGCGATATTGACTTCAAGTCAGGCAATGTCCGTTATAAGGGTACAGTGGTCGTCAAAGGGAGCGTCAAAACGGGTTTCGAGGTTATTGCAAAAGGCGATGTGACGATTGAAGGGTTTGTGGAGCCGGACTCCAAGGTTACGGGATCGAATGTTGTTATCATGAAGGGCTGCTACGGCCAGGTAAATGCGGAACGCAATGTGCAAGCCGAGTTTGCGGAAAATGCCATGGTGCGAGCGGGAAAATCGGTCGGGATTAAGACGGTCAATCGTTCCCAACTGATTGGTTCGCACATTGGGGTCAATAAATTTTCTGCCAGCAAAGCGGTGGCCTATGAAGATATTGCTATAGCCGAAGTTATTTCCCCCAAAAGCAATCCCTCGTCGCTTGAGGTGCAGTATCTCCCTTCCGTGCTTGATATTATCAACCAATTTAAAAGTGAATATGCGTTGATCCGCTTTCGGATTGATCTCAATAAAGCCTACTTAAGTAATTCGGGTGTACAACTTACTGAACTCATTGAATCGCAGCGTATTCCAAGCGATGTTCCGGCTGATGCGGCGAAAGAGGCACATACGTTCTTGCGCGACTTGAAGCTTGCCAGTCGCTTTAAGGCGGCGATTGCCGAGATGGCTGGCCGGTGCGATGGGCGGATTAACCTTGGGCGAGCCGATAATTTTACTGTCATCAATTTGTACGGGAAAGAAGTACAGCTCTATAATGAAAAGCAGAAGGTGACTTTCTCGTACGATAAAGAGAGAAAGAGCATCTGTGAAAGGGGCGATCATGCGAATCATTGA